One genomic region from Sorangium aterium encodes:
- a CDS encoding sialidase family protein, whose amino-acid sequence MIWLIRAAGCVLLAMACGCGGGGNGTGGAGAGSATGGGASGAGGSDGAGGSGGPGGGAAEELPLQWTKIDPVRTVGNVFGNQLYGFNRLFVTSKDTVLGTAVGQDSEGLFRSTDRGATWTGVTNNGVGPGGGTDLLGELMPIDLTVRAEAGGRLFALSWYRGRTNDTSGGLYVSEDDGVTWSALIDEGGPAIGELLVVNAERLLVTTVEGVKQSTDGGRTWEFLGPAIGQFQGITLDRNGAVHVASSAVVARKNPEERWFEYLVGEDLTRPARGLVFLESMADGTLLGSDTSQHMVRSRDYGDSWTIVPGMEPIGEPHQLVQLRSGSHVGVTASGLWYSHDYGSSWAKLRAPEPGPWSTAAQLSDGSLLVSWYHSDFGSTKGRLYISAPFAGEAPASSAPAVVRPDTCKDGALSEGEERTDCGGVCGMCEDWTLHGSAAHRGIFVSSTGRWYSQGVLGRLDGSDDEGNTWRALADSFAVPQVEQAGRLYALVPGYLQVSDDDGETWSLIAGEGMPANPRQLAVMPDGHIFGFFDDGIFGSADGQSWDWLLRNVSWARLLVGPDQRLLAVHDHGVGRMNAAQDELEPVELQGIGRPLQNVVIAGDTIYAVSEAELFVTNETFATFTSKGMLPRGAAEIFAGPHGELITYTPSTGPDLAFHISRDGGATWQPRNAGLPGLVDAVVAQRPDGGLMVACLSGIYRSAPISAW is encoded by the coding sequence ATGATCTGGCTTATCCGAGCGGCGGGGTGCGTGCTCCTCGCCATGGCGTGCGGGTGCGGTGGAGGCGGCAACGGGACGGGCGGCGCGGGCGCCGGCAGCGCGACCGGAGGCGGGGCGAGCGGCGCTGGCGGCTCGGACGGCGCCGGCGGCTCGGGCGGGCCAGGCGGCGGCGCCGCGGAGGAGCTGCCGCTCCAGTGGACGAAGATCGACCCCGTCCGGACGGTGGGCAACGTCTTCGGGAACCAACTCTATGGCTTCAACCGCCTGTTCGTCACCTCGAAGGACACGGTGCTCGGCACGGCCGTCGGCCAGGACAGCGAGGGTCTCTTCCGGTCGACGGATCGCGGGGCGACGTGGACCGGGGTCACCAACAACGGGGTCGGCCCGGGCGGCGGAACCGACCTCCTCGGGGAGTTGATGCCCATCGATCTGACGGTGCGCGCCGAGGCCGGCGGGCGCCTGTTCGCCCTCTCCTGGTACCGGGGCCGGACGAATGACACCTCGGGGGGGCTTTACGTGTCGGAAGACGACGGCGTCACCTGGTCCGCCCTGATCGACGAGGGCGGCCCCGCGATCGGCGAGCTGCTCGTCGTGAACGCCGAGCGCCTCCTCGTGACGACGGTCGAGGGGGTGAAGCAGTCGACGGACGGGGGCCGGACGTGGGAGTTCCTCGGCCCTGCCATCGGCCAGTTCCAGGGGATCACCCTCGACCGGAACGGCGCTGTCCACGTCGCGTCCAGCGCTGTTGTCGCGCGGAAGAACCCGGAGGAACGGTGGTTCGAGTACCTCGTCGGCGAGGATCTGACGCGCCCCGCTCGCGGCCTCGTGTTCCTCGAGAGCATGGCGGATGGCACGCTGCTCGGCAGCGACACGAGCCAGCACATGGTCCGCTCGCGGGACTACGGTGATAGCTGGACGATCGTCCCCGGGATGGAGCCGATCGGCGAACCCCACCAGCTTGTGCAGCTCCGGTCGGGCAGCCACGTGGGCGTGACCGCCTCCGGCCTGTGGTACTCGCACGACTACGGCTCTTCCTGGGCCAAGCTGAGGGCGCCGGAGCCGGGGCCCTGGAGCACGGCGGCGCAGCTCTCCGACGGCTCGCTGCTGGTGTCGTGGTATCACAGCGACTTTGGAAGCACCAAGGGCCGGCTGTACATCAGCGCGCCGTTCGCCGGGGAGGCGCCCGCGTCCTCGGCGCCGGCGGTGGTTCGCCCGGATACGTGCAAGGATGGAGCGCTGTCCGAGGGAGAGGAGCGCACGGACTGCGGCGGCGTCTGCGGCATGTGCGAGGACTGGACGCTCCACGGCAGCGCCGCGCATCGCGGGATCTTCGTCTCGTCGACGGGGCGCTGGTACTCGCAGGGCGTGCTTGGCCGCCTCGACGGCTCCGATGATGAAGGCAACACCTGGCGAGCGCTCGCCGACAGCTTCGCCGTGCCGCAGGTGGAGCAAGCCGGGAGGCTCTACGCGCTCGTCCCCGGCTATCTGCAGGTCTCGGACGACGACGGCGAGACCTGGTCGCTCATCGCGGGCGAGGGCATGCCCGCGAACCCGAGGCAGCTCGCGGTGATGCCCGACGGCCACATTTTCGGCTTCTTCGACGACGGCATCTTCGGCTCGGCGGACGGGCAATCCTGGGATTGGCTCCTGAGAAACGTCTCGTGGGCGCGCCTGCTCGTGGGTCCGGATCAGCGCCTCCTGGCGGTCCATGACCACGGTGTCGGGAGGATGAACGCTGCCCAGGACGAGCTGGAACCGGTGGAACTACAGGGTATCGGCCGCCCCCTTCAGAACGTCGTGATCGCCGGCGACACGATCTACGCCGTCAGCGAGGCCGAGCTCTTCGTCACGAACGAGACCTTCGCGACGTTCACCTCGAAAGGCATGCTCCCGCGGGGGGCCGCCGAGATCTTCGCGGGGCCGCACGGCGAGCTCATCACCTACACGCCGAGCACGGGCCCGGACCTCGCCTTCCACATCTCCCGCGACGGGGGCGCGACGTGGCAGCCTCGCAACGCAGGGCTGCCCGGGCTGGTCGACGCGGTGGTAGCGCAGCGGCCTGACGGGGGCCTGATGGTCGCCTGCTTGTCGGGCATCTACAGGAGCGCGCCGATCAGCGCCTGGTGA
- a CDS encoding FeoA family protein, with protein sequence MSFADVDSAGGVAGTEARAHDASAAAPAGPLSEVRAGERVIVVEVGLDAELAAWLGAMGLGPGQTLTSMRRAAFGGPLHVRTGSGGELAINATLARSILVAPLPSQRRVG encoded by the coding sequence GTGAGCTTCGCCGATGTGGACTCGGCCGGCGGCGTGGCCGGCACGGAGGCGCGGGCGCACGACGCCAGCGCCGCGGCTCCTGCGGGTCCGCTCTCGGAGGTGCGCGCCGGTGAGCGCGTGATCGTGGTCGAGGTCGGCCTCGACGCCGAGCTCGCCGCGTGGCTCGGCGCGATGGGGCTCGGTCCCGGCCAGACGCTCACGTCGATGCGGCGCGCGGCGTTCGGCGGCCCGCTCCACGTGCGCACCGGGTCGGGCGGGGAGCTCGCGATCAACGCGACGCTCGCGCGCTCGATCCTCGTGGCACCCCTGCCCTCGCAGCGGCGGGTCGGATGA
- a CDS encoding heavy-metal-associated domain-containing protein → MKETMLQVDGMSCPSCVRHIDSALRELGGGVTRVDVRLREGIVVVQHDPASAPVDALVEAVRGAGYGVRPRAA, encoded by the coding sequence ATGAAAGAGACCATGCTCCAGGTGGACGGGATGAGCTGCCCGTCCTGCGTCCGCCACATCGACAGCGCGCTTCGCGAGCTCGGCGGCGGCGTGACCAGGGTCGACGTGCGCCTGCGCGAGGGCATCGTCGTCGTGCAGCACGATCCGGCGAGCGCGCCCGTGGACGCCCTCGTCGAGGCCGTGCGCGGGGCCGGCTACGGCGTGCGCCCGCGCGCCGCCTGA
- a CDS encoding cellulase family glycosylhydrolase: MRVLHGSVAGWTGAALMALGLSAGCGGDSDDQQGSGQETTGAGGGASGAGGGATGATSGADGTTSSSGVTSGAGGATSSSGATSGAGGATSGSGATSGAGGATSSAGAGGGGDQESPGFSVRGRFLYDRCGEKVLLRGINEMVVWLSSGPDGLPEFAEIAKTGANAVRIVWLATESSAGLDQAITNALAQKLIPIVELHDATGKWDLLPSLVDYWTRADVVAVIKKHEQSLLVNIGNEVGDQVDNAAWEAGYKQAITRMRGAGITVPLVIDASKWGQNIDQLQAVGPALVKHDPNILLSVHMWWTDGSGATITKELQESVALNLPLMVGEFAQHAVYECGKHPFDYKTLLAKSVELEVGWLAWSWGAVKNSDCQSDGPFDMTTNGTFAGLTGWGREVAVTDPNSIQNTSVRPRSIETGSCR, translated from the coding sequence ATGCGCGTTCTTCATGGGTCGGTGGCTGGTTGGACCGGAGCAGCCCTCATGGCGCTGGGCCTCTCCGCGGGATGCGGAGGCGACTCGGATGACCAGCAGGGCTCGGGGCAGGAGACGACCGGAGCGGGCGGCGGCGCATCGGGCGCGGGCGGGGGGGCCACGGGAGCCACGTCCGGCGCCGATGGCACGACGTCGAGCAGCGGCGTCACGTCCGGCGCCGGCGGCGCTACCTCGAGCAGCGGCGCCACGTCGGGCGCCGGCGGCGCCACGTCGGGCAGCGGGGCCACGTCCGGCGCCGGCGGCGCCACCTCGAGCGCGGGCGCCGGGGGCGGGGGTGACCAGGAGTCGCCGGGGTTCTCGGTGCGCGGCCGCTTCCTCTACGACCGTTGCGGCGAGAAGGTGCTGCTCCGGGGCATCAACGAGATGGTCGTGTGGCTGTCGTCGGGGCCCGACGGCCTGCCGGAGTTCGCGGAGATCGCGAAGACCGGCGCCAACGCGGTGCGGATCGTCTGGCTCGCCACGGAGTCCTCGGCGGGCCTCGATCAGGCCATCACGAACGCGCTCGCGCAGAAGCTCATTCCGATCGTCGAGCTCCACGACGCCACGGGGAAATGGGATCTCCTGCCGAGCCTCGTCGACTACTGGACGAGGGCGGATGTCGTCGCCGTGATCAAGAAGCATGAGCAGAGCTTGCTCGTCAACATCGGCAACGAGGTCGGGGACCAGGTGGACAACGCGGCGTGGGAGGCGGGCTACAAGCAGGCCATCACCCGGATGCGCGGCGCCGGCATCACGGTCCCGCTCGTGATCGACGCCTCGAAGTGGGGGCAGAACATCGACCAGCTCCAGGCCGTCGGCCCCGCGCTCGTCAAGCACGACCCGAACATCCTGCTCAGCGTCCACATGTGGTGGACGGACGGGAGCGGCGCCACGATCACGAAGGAGCTGCAGGAGTCCGTGGCGCTGAACCTGCCTTTGATGGTCGGCGAGTTCGCGCAGCACGCCGTGTACGAGTGCGGCAAGCACCCGTTCGATTACAAGACGCTCCTGGCGAAGAGCGTCGAGCTCGAGGTGGGGTGGCTCGCCTGGTCGTGGGGCGCCGTCAAGAACAGCGACTGTCAGAGCGACGGGCCGTTCGACATGACGACCAACGGGACCTTCGCGGGGCTCACCGGCTGGGGTCGCGAGGTCGCGGTGACCGACCCGAACAGCATCCAGAACACGTCGGTGCGCCCGCGCTCGATCGAGACCGGATCGTGCAGGTAG
- a CDS encoding LysR substrate-binding domain-containing protein — translation MQRVTFDLDVLRSFVTGMELGSFARAANRVGRSTSAVSAQLKKLEEQAGTPLFRKAGRGLALTEAGETMLAYARRLLELNDEAAAAVRGVDLEGWVRLGLQQDFGDVLLSEVLGRFSRAHPRVRIEVRVARNAELLERVTSGRLDLALAWGDGMGAPHGERLAELPMRWIGSAAGCSAWTGAEGEPLPLLAIEAPCRFRDAAAAALDRAGIPWRLAFTSPDLGGLWAAAAAGLGLTVRTPIGLPAGVRALGSGEAGLPALPALPLALHKAEAAPGLPTARLAALVVQALQRPVEIARGVRREALVEGGERIAPLEHVGRLVRKPEAQVRGHRHLDLLSAAGPRGGRGAEE, via the coding sequence ATGCAACGCGTCACCTTCGATCTCGACGTGCTGCGCAGCTTCGTCACGGGGATGGAGCTGGGCAGCTTCGCCAGGGCGGCGAACCGGGTGGGCCGGTCGACCTCGGCGGTGAGCGCTCAGCTCAAGAAGCTGGAGGAGCAGGCGGGCACGCCGCTCTTTCGCAAGGCCGGGCGCGGTCTCGCGCTGACGGAGGCAGGCGAGACGATGCTGGCGTACGCCCGCCGCCTGCTCGAGCTGAACGACGAGGCGGCGGCCGCGGTCCGCGGCGTCGATCTCGAGGGCTGGGTCCGGCTCGGCCTGCAACAGGACTTCGGTGACGTGCTGCTCTCCGAGGTGCTCGGGCGGTTTTCGCGCGCCCACCCGAGGGTGCGGATCGAGGTGCGGGTCGCGCGCAATGCGGAGCTGCTCGAGCGGGTCACGTCGGGCCGGCTCGATCTCGCGCTCGCGTGGGGCGACGGTATGGGCGCGCCGCACGGCGAGCGTCTGGCCGAGCTGCCGATGCGCTGGATCGGGTCGGCCGCGGGGTGCTCTGCGTGGACCGGGGCGGAGGGCGAGCCGCTGCCGCTCCTGGCCATCGAGGCGCCGTGCCGGTTCCGGGATGCCGCCGCGGCGGCGCTCGATCGCGCTGGCATCCCGTGGCGGCTCGCGTTCACCAGCCCGGACCTGGGCGGGCTCTGGGCCGCGGCGGCGGCAGGGCTCGGGCTCACCGTGCGCACGCCGATCGGCCTGCCCGCCGGCGTGCGGGCGCTCGGCTCCGGGGAGGCCGGGCTGCCGGCGCTGCCCGCGCTCCCCCTGGCCCTGCACAAGGCAGAGGCGGCACCGGGGCTCCCGACCGCCCGCCTCGCGGCCCTCGTGGTGCAGGCGCTGCAACGTCCCGTCGAAATCGCTCGTGGAGTCCGGCGCGAAGCCCTCGTGGAGGGCGGCGAACGCATCGCTCCCCTCGAGCACGTTGGCCGCCTGGTCCGGAAACCGGAGGCGCAGGTCAGAGGCCACAGGCACCTCGACCTCCTCAGCGCAGCCGGGCCCCGCGGCGGACGCGGTGCCGAAGAATGA
- a CDS encoding cupin domain-containing protein encodes MTRVEVQRLTLPPGFKAGPHTHPGPVVCYVTEGRILFQVKGQPARYYTAGQTIFEPASAPIERFDNASSSAPATFIATYLLGDQDTELLHRLQ; translated from the coding sequence GTGACTCGCGTCGAGGTGCAGCGGCTGACGTTGCCCCCTGGGTTCAAGGCAGGGCCGCACACGCACCCCGGTCCGGTCGTCTGCTATGTGACCGAAGGGCGTATTCTGTTCCAGGTAAAAGGCCAACCGGCCAGGTACTACACGGCAGGGCAAACGATCTTCGAGCCCGCGAGCGCGCCCATCGAGCGCTTCGACAACGCTTCCAGCTCGGCCCCCGCGACCTTCATCGCCACCTACCTGCTGGGCGACCAGGACACGGAGCTGCTCCACAGGCTCCAGTAG